One Streptomyces sp. V4I8 genomic window carries:
- a CDS encoding VOC family protein codes for MARLHDIVIDCAHPAATARFWAAALDGYAIAPYDDDELARLRALGIAGPEDDPTVLVEPSSSGPRLWCQLVPDPKRVKNRLHLDLVSGTPESEVGRLNALGATVLVRHDDHWVLADPEGNEFCLFPTAT; via the coding sequence ATGGCGCGACTCCACGACATCGTCATCGACTGTGCCCACCCGGCCGCCACGGCCCGCTTCTGGGCCGCCGCCCTGGACGGTTACGCGATCGCCCCGTACGACGACGACGAACTCGCGCGTCTGCGCGCGCTGGGCATCGCCGGGCCGGAGGACGATCCGACCGTGCTCGTCGAGCCTTCTTCCAGCGGCCCCCGCCTGTGGTGTCAGCTCGTGCCGGACCCGAAGCGGGTGAAGAACCGTCTGCACCTGGACCTGGTCTCCGGCACCCCGGAGTCCGAGGTCGGCCGGCTCAACGCGCTCGGAGCGACCGTCCTGGTGCGCCACGATGACCACTGGGTCCTGGCCGACCCCGAGGGCAACGAGTTCTGCCTCTTTCCCACCGCGACCTGA
- a CDS encoding Gfo/Idh/MocA family protein: protein MGDAHHVGVVGLGVISRAYLDTLVGHPRVRVTAVADLDASRSAAVAAEVPGVEALTVEELLSSPDVDTVLNLTVPAAHAEIALGAIGHGKHVYGEKPLTAELADARAVIEAAAQAGVGVGCAPDTVLGTGIQTARAAVEAGAVGRPQFATAVMITPGHERWHPHPDFYYTAGGGPLLDMGPYYLASLIHLLGPVRAVAGASGRLRGERVIGSGPRAGERIPVEVDSHVSGVLEHVGGALTTITTSFDGVATTAAPIEVHGETGTLTVPDPNRFDGEVRLFELGATQWRTLPPSAGYVDGTRGVGLLDFVAADEQRAPRANGRLALHVLETMSALLRSSAEGRRIELSTSADPPVLVPLTTAEDWRGRDAHSPPSP from the coding sequence GTGGGCGACGCGCACCACGTCGGTGTCGTAGGTCTCGGGGTCATCTCCCGCGCGTATCTGGACACTCTCGTCGGCCATCCCCGCGTGCGCGTCACCGCGGTCGCCGACCTCGACGCCTCCCGGTCGGCCGCGGTCGCCGCCGAGGTGCCCGGTGTCGAGGCGCTGACCGTCGAGGAGTTGCTGAGCAGCCCGGACGTGGACACGGTGCTCAACCTCACCGTCCCCGCCGCCCATGCCGAGATCGCCCTCGGCGCCATCGGCCACGGGAAGCACGTGTACGGAGAGAAACCTCTGACCGCCGAACTCGCCGACGCGCGCGCCGTGATCGAGGCCGCCGCGCAGGCGGGGGTCGGTGTGGGGTGTGCGCCGGACACCGTCCTGGGCACCGGCATCCAGACGGCACGGGCGGCCGTGGAGGCGGGGGCCGTCGGACGCCCCCAGTTCGCCACGGCCGTGATGATCACGCCGGGGCATGAACGCTGGCATCCCCACCCCGACTTCTACTACACCGCCGGGGGTGGCCCGCTGCTGGACATGGGGCCGTACTACCTCGCCTCCCTGATCCATCTGCTCGGTCCGGTGCGGGCCGTGGCGGGGGCATCCGGCCGGCTGCGCGGCGAGCGTGTCATCGGGTCCGGCCCGCGCGCGGGCGAGCGGATCCCGGTCGAGGTGGACAGTCATGTCTCCGGAGTGCTGGAGCACGTGGGCGGGGCCCTGACGACGATCACGACGAGCTTCGACGGCGTGGCGACGACCGCCGCGCCGATCGAGGTCCACGGCGAGACGGGCACCCTCACGGTCCCGGACCCGAACCGCTTCGACGGTGAGGTGCGGCTCTTCGAACTCGGCGCCACCCAGTGGCGTACGCTCCCGCCCTCGGCCGGCTACGTCGACGGCACCCGGGGCGTCGGACTGCTCGACTTCGTCGCCGCCGACGAGCAGCGGGCGCCCCGCGCGAACGGCCGACTCGCCCTGCACGTGCTGGAGACGATGAGCGCGCTCCTGCGCTCGTCGGCCGAGGGACGGCGTATCGAGCTGTCGACGTCGGCCGATCCGCCCGTCCTCGTTCCGCTGACGACCGCGGAGGACTGGAGGGGGCGCGACGCCCACAGCCCCCCGTCGCCGTGA
- a CDS encoding MFS transporter, translating to MPGPPNDLTLLRIALTTFFALDGFVFAGWVVRIPAIKQQTGASATALGLALLGVSAGAVVTMVLTGRLCRRYGSHRVTVICGILLCLSVALPPLTHSAPALGAVLLVFGAAYGGINVAFNSAAVDLGRALRRPIMPSFHAAFSLGGMIGAGVGGLVAGALSPTRHLLGLTVIGLVVTALAGRVLLRVPSPEPPESSPRDESAPRRLDARTRRLVITFGLIALCTAYGEGALADWSALHLEEDLHATPGAAAVGYSCFALAMTVGRLTGAWLLERLGQTRTLVSGGATAAAGMLLGALAPSLWAALLGFVITGLGLANLFPVAVERAGTLAGPDGVAIASTLGYGGMLLGPPAIGFMADWFSLPTALTSVAALAATAAAIGFLTRRAAVRQNQEQGTSTDGQQTSPGRQVGAGESHESRCGE from the coding sequence GTGCCGGGCCCCCCGAACGACCTCACCCTCCTCCGTATCGCCCTGACCACCTTCTTCGCCCTCGACGGCTTCGTCTTCGCCGGCTGGGTCGTCCGTATCCCCGCCATCAAGCAGCAGACCGGCGCCTCCGCCACCGCCCTGGGCCTCGCCCTCCTCGGCGTCTCCGCCGGAGCCGTCGTCACGATGGTGCTCACCGGCCGCCTCTGTCGCCGCTACGGCAGCCACCGCGTCACCGTCATCTGCGGCATCCTGCTCTGCCTCAGCGTCGCCCTGCCCCCGCTCACCCACTCCGCCCCGGCCCTCGGCGCCGTCCTGCTGGTCTTCGGCGCGGCCTACGGGGGGATCAACGTCGCGTTCAACAGCGCGGCAGTCGACCTGGGCAGAGCCTTGCGGCGGCCCATCATGCCCAGCTTCCACGCCGCGTTCAGCCTCGGTGGCATGATCGGCGCCGGCGTCGGCGGCCTCGTCGCCGGGGCGCTGTCCCCGACGCGGCATCTGCTCGGCCTCACCGTGATCGGCCTGGTCGTCACCGCGCTGGCGGGCCGTGTCCTGCTGCGCGTGCCGTCGCCGGAGCCTCCCGAGAGCTCACCGAGGGACGAGTCCGCCCCGCGCCGCCTGGACGCCCGGACCCGTCGGCTCGTCATCACCTTCGGCCTGATCGCCCTGTGCACGGCCTACGGCGAGGGAGCCCTGGCCGACTGGAGCGCCCTGCACCTGGAAGAAGACCTCCACGCCACACCGGGCGCGGCGGCGGTCGGCTACTCCTGCTTCGCGCTCGCCATGACCGTCGGCCGACTCACCGGCGCATGGCTGCTGGAGCGCCTGGGACAGACCCGCACTCTCGTCTCGGGCGGCGCCACCGCCGCCGCCGGGATGCTGCTCGGCGCGCTCGCCCCCTCCCTCTGGGCAGCGCTCCTCGGCTTCGTGATCACCGGGCTCGGCCTCGCCAACCTCTTCCCCGTCGCCGTCGAACGCGCCGGCACGCTGGCCGGTCCCGACGGAGTCGCCATCGCGTCGACCCTCGGCTACGGCGGCATGCTCCTGGGCCCGCCCGCCATCGGCTTCATGGCGGACTGGTTCTCCCTGCCCACCGCCCTGACCAGCGTGGCCGCCCTCGCCGCCACGGCAGCGGCCATCGGATTCCTCACACGGCGCGCGGCGGTCCGCCAGAACCAGGAGCAGGGAACCTCCACGGACGGCCAACAGACGTCGCCAGGAAGGCAAGTTGGGGCAGGTGAGTCACATGAGTCGCGCTGTGGGGAATAA
- a CDS encoding helix-turn-helix domain-containing protein, whose translation MRPDEAAYTPAGDRVLDGRSAGPMVARLVLGVRLRRLREERDISRVAAGHAIRASRSKISRLEGGRHGVKPRDVADLLTFYGVTDEAERATLLALAEQANTPAWWQYYGDVVPAWTQVYLGVEQAASLIRCFEVQRVPHLLQTPDYARASIRLAHPDAGAEEIDRRCTVRMTRRRILHRRPAAQLWAVIDEAALRRPVGGLGVMRDQLRHLIEICRLPQVTVQIMPFLAGGHAAESGPVTILRLPGGLLPDVVYLEQLATALYPDKPNEIERYWDVMNRLVVEAESPDETPTILHRILQET comes from the coding sequence ATGCGCCCCGACGAGGCCGCATATACGCCGGCCGGCGACAGGGTTCTGGACGGCCGGTCGGCCGGGCCCATGGTGGCGCGGCTGGTGCTGGGGGTGCGGCTGCGCAGGTTGCGGGAGGAGCGGGACATCTCCCGGGTGGCCGCGGGGCATGCCATCCGTGCCTCCCGGTCCAAGATCAGCCGGCTGGAGGGTGGGCGCCACGGGGTCAAACCGCGTGACGTGGCCGACCTGCTGACCTTCTACGGCGTCACGGACGAGGCCGAGCGGGCCACCTTGCTGGCCTTGGCCGAACAGGCCAACACCCCCGCCTGGTGGCAGTATTACGGCGACGTGGTGCCCGCGTGGACGCAGGTCTACCTCGGGGTGGAACAGGCGGCGAGTCTCATCCGCTGCTTCGAGGTCCAGCGGGTTCCCCACCTGCTGCAGACCCCGGACTACGCGCGCGCCTCCATCCGGCTCGCCCACCCGGACGCCGGCGCGGAGGAGATCGACCGGCGCTGCACGGTGAGGATGACCCGCCGGCGGATCCTGCACCGCCGGCCGGCGGCGCAGCTCTGGGCCGTGATCGACGAGGCGGCACTACGGCGCCCGGTGGGCGGTCTCGGCGTGATGCGCGACCAGCTCAGGCATCTCATCGAGATCTGCCGACTCCCGCAGGTCACCGTCCAGATCATGCCGTTCCTGGCCGGCGGCCACGCCGCGGAGAGCGGCCCCGTGACCATCCTGCGCCTGCCCGGCGGGCTGTTGCCCGACGTGGTCTATCTCGAACAACTCGCCACTGCCCTCTACCCCGACAAGCCGAACGAGATCGAGCGCTACTGGGATGTCATGAACCGTCTGGTCGTCGAGGCCGAATCGCCGGACGAGACTCCGACGATTCTCCATCGCATCCTCCAGGAGACCTGA
- a CDS encoding glutamate--cysteine ligase: MGRDVPALVFTREDRRRYREKMHSCLDVLAQMLRESTFESERPRVGLEIELNLVDDHGLPAMRNTEVLQAIADPAWSSELGRFNLEINIPPRELTTGGPGAWEQAIRDALNHAEDRAAAVGAHLIMIGILPTLGEADVGERALSGDPRYKLLNEQIFAARGEDLHITVDGVERLSTYADTITPEAACTSTQFHLQVAPKDFADYWNAAQAVAGVQIALAANSPFLFGKELWRETRIPLFEQATDTRPQEIKAQGVRPRVWFGERWITSVFDLFEENVRYFPALLPLCDDEDPQEALDDGGAPQLGELTLHNGTIYRWNRPVYAVTDSGPHLRIENRVLPAGPTVADIIANGAFYYGLTRALVDEDRPIWTRMSFSVAEENLHTAARDGIDARLYWPGMGEVPVAELVLRRLLPLAHQGLELAGLDAAWREPLLGIVEQRCLSARNGALWQAETVHHLEKSGVSDRGEALRRMTTTYMDFMHLNAAAHTWPVD, from the coding sequence ATGGGACGTGACGTGCCGGCCCTGGTGTTCACGCGGGAGGATCGCCGTCGGTACCGGGAGAAGATGCACAGCTGCCTCGATGTGCTGGCGCAGATGCTGCGCGAGTCGACCTTCGAGAGCGAGCGCCCCCGGGTCGGCCTGGAGATCGAGCTCAACCTGGTGGACGACCACGGGCTGCCGGCGATGCGCAACACCGAGGTACTCCAGGCGATCGCCGACCCCGCCTGGTCGAGCGAGCTGGGCCGCTTCAACCTGGAGATCAACATCCCGCCCCGGGAACTGACGACCGGTGGCCCCGGCGCCTGGGAACAGGCGATCCGTGACGCCCTCAACCACGCCGAGGACCGTGCCGCCGCCGTGGGCGCCCACCTGATCATGATCGGCATTCTGCCGACTCTGGGGGAGGCCGACGTCGGCGAGCGGGCCCTGTCCGGCGACCCGCGGTACAAACTGCTCAACGAGCAGATCTTCGCCGCCCGCGGCGAGGACCTGCACATCACGGTGGACGGCGTCGAGCGCCTGTCGACGTACGCCGACACCATCACCCCCGAGGCCGCCTGCACCAGCACCCAGTTCCACCTCCAGGTCGCACCGAAGGACTTCGCCGACTACTGGAACGCGGCCCAGGCCGTCGCGGGCGTGCAGATCGCCCTCGCGGCGAACTCGCCCTTCCTCTTCGGCAAGGAGCTGTGGCGCGAGACCCGCATCCCCCTGTTCGAGCAGGCCACCGACACCCGCCCGCAGGAGATCAAGGCCCAGGGCGTACGACCTCGGGTGTGGTTCGGAGAGCGCTGGATCACCAGCGTCTTCGACCTGTTCGAGGAGAACGTGCGCTACTTCCCGGCCCTGCTGCCCCTGTGCGACGACGAGGACCCGCAGGAGGCGCTCGACGACGGCGGCGCTCCGCAACTGGGCGAACTGACCCTGCACAACGGCACGATCTACCGCTGGAACCGTCCCGTCTACGCCGTCACCGACAGCGGCCCGCATCTGCGGATCGAGAACCGGGTCCTGCCCGCCGGCCCCACCGTGGCCGACATCATCGCCAACGGCGCCTTCTACTACGGCCTCACCCGCGCCCTGGTCGACGAGGACCGGCCGATCTGGACGCGGATGTCGTTCTCGGTCGCCGAGGAGAACCTCCACACCGCGGCCCGCGACGGCATCGACGCCCGCCTCTACTGGCCCGGCATGGGCGAAGTCCCGGTCGCGGAACTGGTGTTGCGGCGCCTGCTGCCCCTCGCCCATCAGGGCCTGGAGCTGGCCGGCCTGGACGCGGCGTGGCGCGAACCCCTGCTGGGCATCGTCGAGCAGCGCTGCCTCTCCGCCCGCAATGGGGCCCTGTGGCAGGCGGAGACGGTGCACCATCTGGAGAAGTCCGGCGTCTCCGACCGGGGTGAGGCGCTGCGGCGCATGACCACCACGTACATGGACTTCATGCATCTGAACGCGGCCGCGCACACCTGGCCCGTGGACTGA
- a CDS encoding MarR family winged helix-turn-helix transcriptional regulator: MAAKKPEQALVDQWHDILALHARTQCELDRALGRHGLCASDFEVLDVLADGSCPSYRVQEISERVHLSQSALSRLIARLEKDGLVERGMCQEDRRGVKVCLTAKGRTLHGAVLPVQRAVLTRMLAN, translated from the coding sequence ATGGCGGCGAAGAAGCCCGAGCAGGCGCTCGTGGACCAGTGGCACGACATCCTGGCGCTGCATGCGCGCACGCAGTGCGAACTCGACCGCGCCCTCGGTCGGCACGGCCTCTGCGCAAGCGACTTCGAGGTCCTGGACGTGCTGGCGGACGGCTCGTGCCCGTCGTACCGCGTGCAGGAGATCTCCGAGCGCGTCCACCTGAGCCAGAGCGCCCTGTCGCGGCTGATCGCCCGGCTGGAGAAGGACGGGCTCGTCGAGCGCGGCATGTGCCAGGAGGACCGGCGGGGCGTGAAGGTGTGCCTCACGGCGAAGGGGCGCACGCTGCACGGCGCGGTGCTGCCGGTGCAGCGTGCGGTGCTGACGAGGATGCTGGCGAACTGA
- a CDS encoding maleylpyruvate isomerase family mycothiol-dependent enzyme: protein METADFVRTLDREGQLLAAAAEVAGPDAKVPTCPDWQVRDLLRHTGMVHRWAAAFVAEEHTSYHPDGGLPDLDGDELLAWFRQGHRHLVETLANAPADVRCWHFLPAPSPLAFWARRQAHETTVHRFDAEAARGGTPSGIGPGFATDGIDELLRAFHARPKSRVRSAEPRVLRVRATDTDGAVWTVRLSQEPPAAERGDTDRADCEISGPLAQLYLSLWNRLPFPHVTGDASLATLWRENSAVTWS from the coding sequence ATGGAGACAGCCGACTTCGTTCGAACCCTTGACCGCGAGGGTCAGCTGCTGGCCGCGGCCGCCGAGGTGGCCGGGCCGGACGCCAAGGTGCCGACCTGTCCGGACTGGCAGGTGCGGGATCTGCTGCGGCACACGGGGATGGTGCACCGCTGGGCGGCGGCGTTCGTCGCCGAGGAGCACACCTCCTACCACCCCGACGGCGGCCTGCCCGACCTCGACGGCGACGAGTTGCTCGCCTGGTTCAGGCAGGGACACCGTCACCTCGTCGAGACGCTCGCCAACGCCCCCGCCGACGTGCGGTGCTGGCACTTTCTGCCCGCCCCGTCGCCCCTCGCGTTCTGGGCCCGCAGGCAGGCGCACGAGACGACCGTGCACCGCTTCGACGCGGAGGCGGCACGCGGTGGTACGCCGAGCGGGATCGGCCCCGGCTTCGCGACGGACGGAATCGACGAGTTGCTCCGCGCCTTTCACGCCCGGCCGAAGAGCCGGGTGCGCAGCGCCGAGCCCCGGGTGCTGCGGGTGCGGGCGACGGACACGGACGGAGCCGTGTGGACCGTACGACTGTCGCAGGAGCCGCCCGCGGCCGAGCGGGGCGACACCGACCGGGCCGACTGCGAGATCTCCGGACCGCTCGCGCAACTGTATCTGTCGCTGTGGAACCGGCTGCCCTTCCCGCACGTGACCGGCGACGCCTCCCTGGCCACGCTGTGGCGGGAGAACTCCGCTGTCACCTGGAGCTGA
- a CDS encoding SAM-dependent methyltransferase, giving the protein MTDEPENSGQDALSKIDTSVPQSARIWNYWLGGKDNYEVDRVAGDAFRKIFPGIETGARAARYFLARAVRHLAAEEGIRQFLDIGTGLPSVDNTHEIAQRVVPESRIVYVDNDPLVLAHARALLTSTPEGVTNYVDADLRDPGTIVREAGKTLNFDQPVALMLMGILGHIEDYDEARSIVRQLVDALPSGSYLVQYDSTNTSESYVQAIQQYNDGGSIPYILRSPEQIAGFFDGLELLEPGVASCSRWRPDDGAWGLPAEVHQYGGVALKR; this is encoded by the coding sequence ATGACTGATGAGCCGGAGAACTCCGGGCAGGACGCGCTCTCCAAGATCGATACCTCGGTGCCGCAGTCGGCCCGGATCTGGAACTACTGGCTGGGCGGCAAGGACAACTACGAAGTCGACCGTGTGGCCGGTGACGCGTTCCGCAAGATCTTCCCCGGTATCGAGACCGGAGCCCGTGCCGCCCGGTACTTCCTCGCCCGCGCCGTTCGTCATCTGGCCGCCGAGGAGGGCATCCGGCAGTTCCTGGACATAGGCACCGGGCTGCCCAGTGTGGACAACACCCATGAGATCGCCCAGCGGGTCGTCCCGGAGAGCCGGATCGTCTACGTCGACAACGACCCGTTGGTCCTCGCCCACGCCCGCGCGCTGCTCACCAGCACTCCGGAAGGTGTCACCAACTATGTCGACGCCGACCTGCGCGACCCGGGCACCATCGTGCGGGAAGCCGGGAAGACGCTGAACTTCGACCAGCCGGTCGCTCTCATGCTGATGGGCATCCTGGGCCACATCGAGGACTACGACGAGGCGCGCTCGATCGTGCGGCAGCTGGTGGACGCCCTGCCCTCCGGCAGTTACCTGGTGCAGTACGACAGCACCAACACCAGTGAGTCCTACGTCCAGGCCATCCAGCAGTACAACGACGGCGGCTCGATCCCGTACATCCTCCGCAGCCCTGAGCAGATCGCGGGCTTCTTCGACGGTCTGGAACTGCTCGAACCGGGCGTGGCGTCCTGCTCGCGCTGGCGTCCCGACGACGGCGCCTGGGGTCTGCCGGCGGAGGTGCATCAGTACGGCGGCGTAGCCCTGAAGCGCTGA